The DNA region AGCAAGATGAAGCAAGAACATCGCAacatcagatgtattttttcatccttCTATCCGTGatttaaagctatttttaattttgtgtcatcttaaagatggaaagagtcaattattttttcacccatggaaaagtgtaatgtgtttattatgagCAGGATTaaccaagctgaaggaaaacgaagaaaaaggataaataaatattcattgatACAGAACCGAATCAgcaaatatgaacttatgaaactattgaaaccttcaataattttatgttgtgtaagATATTTAAGAAACTAATATTGAATCTGCGttcatgaatttctttatttggttgttATCTCTAAAATacgtttaccttttgttttgttgaacaccAGACATCTCATCTCTTTCCCACAGTTTTCCACTTAGTTCCACTACTGCTGTGGATTTtatagtcaatgtttaaagccaACAGAGTCTGAAACGATGGAGGAAATTTACGTCAATATGGAACctgttggaaaaactgcatctaatcacacaggtaagaacaaagttacagagaaattTAGTATGTattgaattcaattttgctaaggttgaggtttttgttaaggttggaGCAGCTCCAAAGAGAGGCTCTGCCTCCGTGCGGCTGTCTGTTTGGgaatcctgaatgttttacttttggctgAACTCATCGCCCTCAGTGTTCACAGTGAGTCTTGTtctagtcatcttaaagatgtaaaaagactagattttatgtttctgttatataaaaaatgtcattgttcCCCTTCTAAAATCAAACTGATCAAATAGCAAGGGTTTAAATAGCAGAATAAAGCTTGGTGACTCAAAGTGTTGCAGAGAGGTGAAACATTACACTAAGTTAcatgagtttgattcattttcagcaATGGATGCATTTGCAGCCATTTAGGTTAGCAGGTCTttaatatcttttcttttttcaaactatttacccAACGATTCATTATTCAGTGTTACCTCAGTTTAAATTCTACAGGCATAACCAAAATCATGAAACTATCTTATAAGTCTTAAGTGAAAACACAATGccacttctttttgcaaacatggttgttaattttattttattttttttcagctcatcacatgacagcagatttttctgacatcagcaacattctgaccgagcagaacagcagcagcaagtttCCCTCCATGATCGCTAACTTCACTGAAACGGCTCCACAAGCTGAAGACACTTTAAGGTtggtcaaaaactttaaaaaatttggatctcgttaaaaattgaattctacTCTGAATTGTAGAGTATAactaataactttcctttttggtctaaatgaatataatgtaaatgaacaacttttattttaatttattaagtgctCTATCATTTGCgtgtgctgaaaaacaacaatgtaaaacaaactaaactttgactttttttctccttaaagggAAATTGTGTCCTACAGAACGAACAAACATCAGTTGTTCCTGTTCATCCAGGGGCTGCAGAACAAGAGAAGAACAGATCCACTAGTGATGGATGATTAGGATCTGTGTTCACTGTGATATTATTCACCAACAATAATGTAGCTTATTAGTACGTTGTTACATAAAACCCTAAAGATGAAATGTTCACTCCCAACTGTTGTGACCTGCATCTAATAACACAACTATTTTACCGCTtgtactctgtgtttttctttcttgttaaaactctgacatgataaacaaatgtgttttttttgtttgtttgtttgttttttttttgtatttttgcggAGGATCGGTTGATGCGCTCTGATTGTGTATTAATGTGACTTTTACTACGAAACTTTATGGAGTTCCATTTGTGCCCGGTAATAGAGGATTAAATTCTATCTTGGTAGaattatatttctacatttccaattatttactatcatttgtaataaagtgatgCCAACACCACGGATTCAACAGTGAGGAGTTTGTtctagtcatcttaaagatggaaagagtcaatgTTGTGCTGATTCTGAGTAACTGAATGTTTAactgaatgactttttattcatttcagagtTCAATCAGCGAGGTTATTCATTTTGTGATGGTCCTAgtctaagaaagaaagaaacaagaaagaaagcagcaaatgtacatgttggttcccctgaaaatacaaataaattaagtcATTGTAGGgttaaagtaatttgaagagGGAGAAGCGTATAAACAAGTCAAGTCAATGACGAGTCAATGACATGAtgctttctgcattttttaactCGGTTAActtaacgttttgtttttttactgactttaatacatttaaatcgcTGCGTTGTTTGATAAGTAGaatggaaatgacttttttgtaaatggtcttgtaaattagcgttttataaatcaactgaattgaattaagaaatttgaccatcggattggactgaagagaaatgatgagcaatgttttatgggtggatgaaagcaaagattggtatttttaatttttaatttttttgtaacatcaaAAGTTCATCTTGAAGCAAaactaagaaatgttttaaaaatttcaaattgCATTTTCCTCCATACCGTTGCCTGGTGTTTTAACAGGTACAGGTTGTCAAAAACCAtgatcttaaattttatttacaaagataTAAGTCCTAATATTCTGTACAACATAATTCACAGGttacaaatactaaaaaagtCAAGCATCAGAATCACTATAaactcatgacaaaaaaaaacttgtgacaACAACCTTGCTCCTGAATATAGGAAAATAAAGCTAGAGAAGCAAACTCTTTCACAATTTAGATTTACAGATTCACAGGAAAAGCTACGTTTTCAACAACTATatagatttagaaaaacaaaaaaacaaattttaggcATAACTATTGTATTTTACCTGCCTCAGGTGATTTGTTGGATCATTTTGTGTAGCATGATTTAGTAGTAAGATCATGTAGTATGATATTCACAGAGTGCAACATCAGTGTTTACAATAAGTTTTGTATCTTTAATGGCAAGAAACATCATTTTTACATCAGTGGGATGTTGAAAGTCTTGTATCTAAACATCTTATGGggaggtttttattgtttccttatttattgtttccttaAAACCGTTTAAGGAGTGTTGATTTCATCCAAAATTTTAAGGGATTATAAaggatttaaagctaaaaaaaaccccaatgaaaatgtgctacatggCATGCATTTGAAGCTTTGACCCAACACAGGGCAGGCTGTACACTGTGATGGAGAtatttgtctctttaaagaTCTGTTCCAGGATCTTTGACACCTTTGACCACTGCAGCTGGTCCAGGCCACAGCCAATTCTGAGGGAGGAGATACGAGACAAGCAAATTGATTAATTATTCCCAATAAAGAAGAAGATTTAAGGGTATTTATTATAGTCATTTATTCACAGTAGTTTCTACAAACCGAGGTATTGATATCCTATTGACACCATTTTCTAAGCAGTGAGATTTCATGTCTTCCAGACTCTGTCTTAGGTTGACATACGTGGGTTTCTGGCTGGCTTTTGTCTTTGTGATCTGAGACACATAATAGGAAAGATACAGTTACCAGattaaactagaaaaacaaaatttctgaagaaatttagccggggcctgccaaggcgcgcccgtctggtttgtgcccggcgttgtcacgctacaaattggcatcgacgctaaaggatgctgcaatgtaatcaagttcagatttctttagccgaaatctctttgcttccttgtctttcgttaggcgatgaaatacgttcatgtttggttcggttcagttctactctagtgggcagactgtaccgcagctgctgcgctacagatatttctccgctgattttcagtaaaactctacaacggagaacctggaggttctggttcggatgaacaaaataaacccagatattttatgttttattattagaaattattgataggccaagcataatgaaaaaaaactcagatcatgaagttattttatgtaattcaaacaaaaattataatttacatcataccaaggtaatattatgtagttctgctgtttttcactgtcggcacaagacggcagctgagagtatctgtatccgaagcaactgattcagtgaagtagcttaatatgctagttccggttatttgtggcaatttctgcaagtcacaatagctctaggttgaggtaaaacaaaattgccttatttcagctgatcagattgatgttaacagagattttgtagcctaacaggtttcacgaaagccagttagcaaattgctaacatgtgaacaaattgtggttccatcaagctagcagctacgctatcagagccacaacaaaatatcccacagcagtcaaacttttaaaatcgatcacatttcttaaagaacacattacatttaacaactgtaagcagttctaataatacttaccttaaccaagcagtcggaagcagaaagctcttcttctttttgtttttaatggcggttggcaagcaacttaatggtgtgcattaccgccacctactggtatggagtgtggatcagggcgcaacttaaaaaaaaaaaaacactaaatcctttctatcagtttagttttcttaagaaattttatgaaataacataaatattcatggggcgtgctgtggtggcgcagggggttagcacgccccacgtttcagttaaccgctccccaatctaaagtcttacatataatcctgttaccttcaaaaatgtaataaccgctttatttattttgtgtttaattaatatcttattaagtttaaatgtctctatatcatatttcctaatttattgtacttgctttatattttccacaattaattattacatgttctactgtttccatatccataccacactcacatctacctgttggatgtttaccaatcaaatttaaagttttgtttaatccagtatatccaaggcacaatctttttttttttcatacttgctcttttcgcttttcagacttacaatacttcatttgagccagctgggggagacaattctctgttttagccagtagggtattagggcgTTTGTAGGAGTTTtcccattgaattataatggggtttttttcgtagttttttgcgaattatgtcgccatgttcatcccgaatcccaccaaaagtaatagctggaatggcgtgaattttctgcaggttttgatacctcttttgtaggtgtgcacgcagcggtatgagccgcattaacggttacggatgaaaaataaagaattataataataactagaaaatttcggaagaaatttagccggggcctgccaaggcgcgcccgtcgggcatgggcccggcgtcgtcgcgccacaaatcggcgtcgacgccaaaggacgccgcgacgtgatcagtggcacgcggagaaccgcaagaacgttaagcgaggcggacgtgcaccgttcggtacgatttaaaatgttgtcaaggcttttattttggaagttttgttaaccttcatttcaaagggccaaactaatcccatgcgtaatagtccttgggttaaaatagttatataatgctcaaaacacaagtagctgatgtaaaaatattcaaggcttttattttgaaattttcagtatgcttcatttcaaagggccaaactaataccacgtgtaacagtgctttggatgaaaaagtcaaataaagccaaaaagagcaattacgtcatgtaaaattattcaaggcttttattttgaaattttcagtatgcttcatttcaaagggccaaactaataccacgtgtaacagtgctttggatgaaaaagtcaaataaagccaaaaagagcaattacctgatgtaaaaatattcaaggcttttattttgaaattattattatgctccattttaaagttccaaactaatcccatgtgtaacagtgctttggatgaaaaagtcatataaagccaaaaacagcaattacctgatgtaaaaatattcaaggcttttattttgaaattttcagtatgcttcatttcaaagttccaaagtaatcccatgtgtaacagtgctttggatgaaaacgtcaaataaagccaaaaacagcaattacctgatgtaaaaatattcaaggcttttattttgaaattattattatgctccattttaaagttccgaactaatcccatgtgtaacattgctttggatgaaaaagtcatatacggccaaaaagagcaattacttcatgtaaaatattcaaggcttttattttgaaattttcagtatgcttcattttaaagttctgaactaataccacgtgtaagagtgctttggatgaaaaagtcaaataaagccaaaaagagcaattacgtcatgtaaaaatattcaaggcttttattttgaaacttttgttaagcttcatttcaaagggccaaactaataccacgtgtaacagtgctttggatgaaaaagtcaaataaagccaaaaagagcaattacatgatgtaaaaatattcaaggctttaattttgaaatttttgttaatattcatttcaaagggccaaactaataccatgtgtaacagtgctttggatgaaaaagtcaaataaagccaaaaagagcaattacgtcatgtaaaaatattcaaggcttttattttgaaatttgcaggatgcttcatttcaaagggccaaactaatcccatgcgtaatagtccttcggttaaaatagttatataatgctcaaaacacaagtagctgatgtaaaaatattcaaggcttttattttgaaatttttgttaagcttcattttaaagggccaaactaataccatgtgtaacagtgctttggatgaaaaagtcaaataaagccaaaaaagagcaattacgtcatgtaaaaatattcagggcttttattgtgaaattttcaatatgcttaattttaaag from Xiphophorus maculatus strain JP 163 A chromosome 14, X_maculatus-5.0-male, whole genome shotgun sequence includes:
- the LOC111611096 gene encoding O-acetyl-ADP-ribose deacetylase 1-like, which translates into the protein MGKTEELYQSTNWTLKYVTGDLFSCPCDESLAHCISEDCRMGAGIAVMFKKKFGRVSELKKQKKLPGLCAVLTHDQRFIYYLITKTKASQKPTYVNLRQSLEDMKSHCLENGVNRISIPRIGCGLDQLQWSKVSKILEQIFKETNISITVYSLPCVGSKLQMHAM